Proteins encoded within one genomic window of Candidatus Glassbacteria bacterium:
- a CDS encoding sodium:solute symporter family protein, producing the protein MTYLVAILAYLAALIVVGAVRSRQVRDEADFMVAGRRLGPWVLVGTLVATWIGSGSLFGAAGLAYEHGFSALWFDAGVWVAIIVLYFVAGRVRAFAQFTVPDILEARYNTAARVLGTVVTIIAYTAIVSYQIRAGGMVLEFVTGIPASTGMALTAVFVIGYTVLAGMISVAYTDVVNGVVMTAGLLLALPFLIDNAGGWESIRSALPATRFELFGELTVARALGYSVATMLLLLGEGGMYQRFFSARDERTARRAVLGWIAGTIVLECLVAVLAVAGSARFGGIDGEMVILHVVTEALPLAAGCLCLGAIVAVIVSTADSFLLVPATNITRDIYQRFIRPEASHRHLVTFSRTVVVILGLAAWLQVSFFSGVLEMAVYAYTMYGTGITPALMAAFFWKRANGAGAVTSMAAGMAVTLAWELAGQPGGVPTVYPALASSLACLVVVSLATRPPEESKWRALEGGRRR; encoded by the coding sequence TTGACCTACCTCGTTGCAATCCTGGCTTACCTGGCCGCCCTGATTGTGGTCGGCGCCGTGCGCAGCCGCCAGGTGCGCGACGAGGCCGACTTCATGGTCGCCGGGAGGCGGCTGGGACCGTGGGTGCTGGTCGGCACCCTGGTGGCCACCTGGATCGGCTCGGGCTCGTTGTTCGGCGCGGCGGGGCTGGCCTACGAGCACGGGTTCAGCGCACTGTGGTTCGACGCCGGCGTGTGGGTGGCGATTATCGTGCTCTATTTCGTGGCCGGACGGGTTCGCGCGTTCGCCCAGTTCACCGTACCGGACATCCTCGAAGCCCGCTACAACACCGCCGCCCGCGTGCTGGGCACTGTGGTCACCATTATCGCCTACACCGCGATTGTATCCTACCAGATCCGCGCCGGCGGGATGGTGCTGGAGTTCGTGACCGGTATCCCGGCCTCCACCGGCATGGCCCTGACCGCCGTGTTCGTGATCGGCTACACCGTGCTGGCCGGGATGATCTCGGTGGCTTACACCGACGTGGTCAACGGGGTGGTGATGACCGCCGGGCTGCTGCTGGCCCTGCCGTTTTTGATCGACAACGCCGGCGGCTGGGAAAGTATCCGATCAGCACTGCCTGCCACCCGGTTCGAGCTGTTCGGCGAGCTGACAGTGGCCCGCGCCCTGGGTTACTCGGTCGCCACGATGCTGCTGCTGCTGGGCGAGGGCGGGATGTACCAGCGTTTTTTCTCGGCGCGTGACGAGCGCACGGCCCGTCGCGCGGTGCTGGGCTGGATCGCCGGGACAATCGTGCTGGAGTGCCTGGTGGCCGTGCTGGCCGTGGCCGGCAGCGCGCGGTTTGGGGGAATCGACGGGGAAATGGTGATCCTGCACGTGGTCACCGAAGCGCTGCCGCTGGCCGCGGGCTGCCTCTGCCTCGGCGCGATCGTGGCGGTGATTGTCTCGACCGCCGACAGTTTCCTGCTGGTGCCCGCCACCAATATCACCCGCGACATCTACCAGCGCTTCATCCGCCCAGAAGCCTCTCACCGTCACCTGGTGACGTTCTCCCGGACAGTGGTCGTAATCCTGGGGCTGGCCGCCTGGCTGCAGGTCAGTTTTTTCAGCGGTGTGCTGGAGATGGCGGTCTACGCCTACACGATGTACGGGACCGGGATCACGCCGGCGCTGATGGCGGCGTTTTTCTGGAAGCGGGCCAACGGCGCGGGCGCTGTAACTTCAATGGCGGCCGGGATGGCTGTCACACTGGCCTGGGAGCTGGCCGGCCAGCCGGGCGGTGTGCCGACTGTCTATCCGGCGCTAGCGAGCAGCCTGGCCTGCCTGGTGGTTGTCAGCCTGGCCACCAGACCGCCTGAGGAAAGCAAGTGGCGTGCGCTGGAGGGTGGGAGAAGAAGGTGA